A region from the Acipenser ruthenus chromosome 56, fAciRut3.2 maternal haplotype, whole genome shotgun sequence genome encodes:
- the LOC117404278 gene encoding NXPE family member 2-like, with amino-acid sequence MNDYHGKPKAYGGDFILARIHSPELKAGAAGVSEDFNNGTYRVNFTLFWPGSVKVSVRLIHSSEVVSAFWRTKESGSDKIMFTGIFLNKTKQEKSRCDVHLIMNETVCDLKKDSFYCVKPKTLPLQSTRDDEGIKKGYLQKEETQFALCKCFLFLDRVPQAAGKCQLGMSSPSPSGFFHSDRWNSSYCRMSHFQNVNDINQCLQGKQVYMWGDSTVRQWFEYLKDHHLAYTSTTESAARRLAIDKTRHITIYWKMHGFPCIASRPCAVDNGLDVAQELDRFAGGENTVVVISVGQHLRPFPLKFYVTRMMDIKQAVTRLLQRSPLTRVFVKLENTRELDFQLVRFSDWYGHLQSLALKEVFRGVKVGFIDAWDMTVAANSFAVHPNRNIVHYEIALFLSYLCGPNS; translated from the exons ATGAACGACTACCATGGCAAACCCAAGGCATACGGAGGAGACTTCATACTGGCTCGGATCCATTCTCCAGAGCTGAAAGCCGGAGCGGCCGGCGTATCTGAGGATTTCAACAACGGGACCTACCGCGTCAATTTCACCTTGTTTTGGCCGGGCAGCGTGAAGGTTTCTGTACGGCTGATACATTCAAGCGAGGTGGTCTCGGCGTTCTGGAGAACCAAAGAGTCCGGCAGCGATAAAATCATGTTCACGGGCATCTTTCTTAACAAAACGAAACAGGAGAAATCCAGATGTGATGTTCATCTGATCATGAATGAAACGGTCTGTGATTTGAAGAAGGACTCGTTTTACTGTGTCAAACCAAAAACGTTGCCGT tgcaatccACACGGGAcgacgaaggaataaaaaagggctatctgcagaaggaagaGACGCAgtttgcgttgtgca aatgttttctgtttttagatCGTGTTCCACAAGCTGCTGGGAAATGTCAGCTGGGAATGAGCTCTCCTTCCCCCAGTGGATTTTTCCATTCAGACAGATGGAATTCTTCTTACTGTAGAATGAGCCACTTCCAAAATGTGAACGACATAAACCAGTGCCTTCAGGGAAAACAGGTTTACATGTGGGGAGACTCTACAGTGCGCCAGTggtttgaatatttaaaagatcatc ACCTGGCATACACAAGTACAACAGAATCTGCTGCACGCAGGCTTGCTATTGACAAGACGAGACACATAACCATTTACTGGAAGATGCACGGATTCCCTTGCATTGCAAGTAGACCATGTGCAGTTGATAATGGGCTGGATGTTGCTCAAGAACTGGACAGATTTGCTGGTGGGGAGAACACTGTTGTAGTTATCTCTGTTGGTCAGCACCTTCGTCCTTTCCCCTTGAAGTTCTATGTTACAAGAATGATGGACATCAAACAGGCTGTCACAAGACTTCTTCAGAGAAGCCCTTTAACCAGAGTGTTTGTTAAATTGGAGAACACCAGAGAACTTGATTTTCAGTTGGTGCGGTTCAGTGACTGGTATGGTCACCTCCAAAGCCTGGCTCTGAAGGAGGTATTTCGGGGGGTGAAGGTGGGGTTTATTGACGCTTGGGACATGACTGTAGCTGCAAACTCATTTGCAGTTCACCCGAATAGGAATATTGTTCATTATgaaattgctttgtttttgtcCTACCTGTGTGGTCCAAATTCTTAG
- the LOC117404211 gene encoding E3 ubiquitin-protein ligase TRIM39-like: MATAATPEEMKFSCSVCLDLFTEPATIPCGHSFCLDCIGSYWDQSDQTGLYSCPQCRETFNPRPVLRKSNVINEFVEELKKTRTHDSKRGSPAPAPVSAESGGVPCDFCTGEIKRGAVRSCLTCLGSYCEAHLQPHYENAVLKRHELVQPLRDFEQKLCKLHQRLLELYCRTDRSCICALCTGTDHLDHSVVSSKRGREEKQKELGERQVEIEKLIEERLHKLERLNQALESLKLSAQKERAESEQVLSELIRTVERIRTEVGELIGAKEKAAVSQADEQREQLEQEIQELRKRKAEMEQLSETEDHIYFLQSFQSVCTPPAAQQLFDNIDDSFWTLRKAATRLKDHLEGFWKIEFMKATVAVDVTLDPDTIHPILILTEDGKQVRPGDKQQPLPDNSKRFDHYVYALGKEGFTSGRHYWEVEVGEKISWRLGVTRESSQRKGYFSVNPQQGFWTVLRDDGRNLFSASTGTETPLLIPKPQKLGVYLDYEGGQLSFYNVETRSLIYTFTDTFTEKLYPLISPGYSDGKNAASLIICSHTYTD, translated from the exons ATGGCGACAGCGGCGACTCCAGAGGAGATGAAGTTCTCCTGCTCCGTGTGTCTGGACCTCTTCACCGAACCCGCAACCATTCCGTGCGGACACAGCTTCTGTCTGGACTGTATTGGGAGCTACTGGGACCAGAGTGACCAAACCGGCCtgtacagctgcccccagtgccgGGAGACCTTTAATCCCAGACCTGTTCTGCGCAAAAGCAACGTCATTAACGAATTTGTGGAAGAACTGAAGAAAACGAGAACACACGACTCGAAAAG GGGTTCCCCagctcccgctcctgtctctgCTGAGTCCGGAGGCGTGCCTTGTGATTTCTGCACCGGGGAGATAAAGCGCGGAGCGGTCAGGTCGTGTTTGACGTGCCTCGGCTCGTACTGCGAAGCGCACCTGCAGCCACACTACGAGAACGCGGTGCTGAAGAGACACGAGCTGGTCCAGCCTCTGAGAGACTTCGAGCAGAAGCTTTGCAAACTGCACCAGAGATTGCTGGAGCTTTACTGCAGAACCGATCGGAGCTGTATCTGCGCGCTGTGCACTGGCACTGATCATTTGGACCATTCCGTTGTCTCCAGTAAACGTGGGAGGGAGGAGaaacag AAGGAGCTGGGGGAGAGACAGGTGGAAATAGAAAAGCTAATTGAGGAGAGACTGCACAAGCTGGAGAGACTGAATCAGGCTCTGGAGTCGCTCAAG CTCTCAGCACAGAAGGAAAGGGCTGAAAGCGAGCAGGTCCTGTCTGAGCTGATCCGCACCGTTGAGAGAATCAGGACAGAGGTCGgagagctgattggagctaaagagaaggctgcagtgagtcAGGCCGACGAGCAAAGAGAACAACTGGAGCAGGAGATCCAGGAGCTGAGAAAGAGGAAGGCTGAGATGGAGCAGCTTTCTGAGACGGAGGATCACATCTACTTTCTGCAG AGTTTCCAGTCTGTCTGCACCCCTCCTGCTGCTCAGCAGCTCTTTGATAACATAGACGACTCTTTCTGGACTCTGAGGAAAGCTGCGACTCGACTCAAAGACCACCTCGAGGGATTCTGGAAGATCGAGTTCATGAAAGCAACTGTGGCAG TtgatgtgactctggaccctgatacaaTACACCCTATACTAATCCTAACTGAGGATGGGAAGCAAGTCAGACCTGGAGATAAGCAACAGCCTCTCCCTGACAATTCAAAAAGATTTGATCATTATGTCTATGCCCTGGGCAAGGAGGGCttcacctcagggagacactactgggagGTCGAAGTGGGAGAGAAGATAAGCTGGAGACTCGGAGTCACCAGAGAGTCGTCTCAGAGGAAGGGGTATTTCAGTGTGAACCCCCAGCAGGGTTTCTGGACTGTGCTACGGGATGATGGAAGAAATCTGTTCAGTGCTTCCACTGGTACGGAGACCCCCCTCCTGATCCCCAAAccccagaagctgggggtgtatctggattatgagggagggcagctctccttttacaatgtggagaccagatctctcatctacactttcactgacacctTCACTGAGAAACTCTATCCGTTGATTTCTCCTGGTTACTCTGATGGTAAAAATGCAGCTTCACTGATCATCTgctcacatacatacacagattAA
- the LOC117404210 gene encoding E3 ubiquitin-protein ligase TRIM39-like: MATAASPEDKFCCSMCLDLFTEPATIPCGHSFCLDCIGSYWDLSDQTGLYSCPQCRETFNPRPVLRRSNVLNELVEELKKTRTPDSKRGSPAPAPVSAESGGVPCDFCTGEIKRGAVRSCLTCLGSYCEAHLQPHYENAVLKRHELVQPLRDFEQKLCKLHQRLLELYCRTDRSCICALCTGTDHLDHSVVSSKRGREEKQKELGERQVEIEKLIEERLHKLERLNQALESLKLSAQKERAESEQVLSELIHSVERIRMEVGELIGAKEKAAVSRADEQREQLEQEIQELRKRKAEMEQLSETEDHIHFLQSFQSVCAPPAAQQLFDNIDDSFWTLRKAVTRLKDHLEGFWKIELMKATMAVDMTLDPDTAQPSLILSKDGMHVRHGDKQQALSDNPRRFDSKVFVLGKEGFTSGRHYWEVEVGEKICWRLGVTGESSQRKGNVTVNPQQSFWTVLRDDESNDFCAATDPVTPLPKNLKPRKLGVYLDYEGGQLSFYNVETRSLIYTFTDTFTEKLYPLFSPGLYYSGKNPAPCIICPHTYTD; the protein is encoded by the exons ATGGCGACAGCGGCGTCTCCAGAGGATAAGTTCTGTTGCTCAATGTGTCTGGACCTCTTCACCGAGCCAGCGACTATTCCGTGCGGACACAGCTTCTGTCTGGACTGTATTGGGAGCTACTGGGACCTGAGTGACCAAACCGGCCtgtacagctgcccccagtgccgGGAGACCTTTAATCCCAGACCTGTTCTGCGCAGAAGCAACGTCCTTAACGAATTGGTAGAAGAACTGAAGAAAACGAGAACACCCGACTCGAAAAG GGGTTCCCCagctcccgctcctgtctctgCTGAGTCCGGAGGCGTGCCTTGTGATTTCTGCACCGGGGAGATAAAGCGCGGAGCGGTCAGGTCGTGTTTGACGTGCCTCGGCTCGTACTGCGAAGCGCACCTGCAGCCACACTACGAGAACGCGGTGCTGAAGAGGCACGAGCTGGTGCAGCCTCTGAGAGACTTCGAGCAGAAGCTTTGCAAACTGCACCAGAGATTGCTGGAGCTTTACTGCAGAACCGATCGGAGCTGTATCTGCGCGCTGTGCACTGGCACTGATCATTTGGACCATTCCGTTGTCTCCAGTAAACGTGGGAGGGAGGAGaaacag AAGGAGCTGGGGGAGAGACAGGTGGAAATAGAAAAGCTAATTGAAGAGAGACTGCACAAGCTGGAGAGACTGAATCAGGCTCTGGAGTCGCTCAAG CTCTCAGCACAGAAGGAAAGGGCTGAAAGCGAGCAGGTCCTGTCTGAGCTGATCCACTCCGTTGAGAGAATCAGGATGGAGGTGGGGGAGCTGATTGGTGCTaaagagaaggctgcagtgagtcGGGCCGACGAGCAAAGAGAACAACTGGAGCAGGAGATCCAGGAGCTGAGAAAGAGGAAGGCTGAGATGGAGCAGCTTTctgagacagaggatcacatccactTTCTGCAG AGTTTCCAGTCTGTCTGTGCCCCTCCTGCTGCTCAGCAGCTCTTTGATAACATAGACGACTCTTTCTGGACTCTGAGGAAAGCTGTGACTCGACTCAAAGACCACCTCGAGGGATTCTGGAAGATTGAGCTCATGAAAGCAACTATGGCAG TTGACATGACCCTGGACCCTGATACAGCCCAGCCCTCTCTCATCTTGTCTAAAGATGGGATGCATGTCCGACATGGAGATAAGCAACAGGCCCTCTCTGACAATCCAAGGAGATTTGATAGCAAAGTCTTTGTCCTGGGCAAGGAGGGCttcacctcagggagacactactgggagGTGGAAGTGGGAGAGAAGATATGCTGGAGACTTGGAGTCACCGGAGAGTCTTCTCAGAGGAAAGGGAATGTCACTGTGAACCCGCAGCAGAGTTTTTGGACTGTGCTACGGGATGATGAAAGCAACGACTTCTGTGCTGCGACTGACCCCGTGACCCCTCTTCCCAAGAACCTGAAGCCCCggaagctgggggtgtatctggattatgagggagggcagctctccttttacaatgtggagaccagatctctcatctacactttcactgacacctTCACTGAGAAACTATATCCATTGTTTTCTCCTGGCCTTTATTATTCTGGTAAAAATCCAGCCCCGTGTATCATCTGCCCACATACATACACAGATTAA